A window from Cryptomeria japonica chromosome 1, Sugi_1.0, whole genome shotgun sequence encodes these proteins:
- the LOC131027353 gene encoding allene oxide synthase, chloroplastic, which translates to MTMRTFASMAKPGVTSALPLKEIPGSYGLPLVDSLVDRFDYFVTEGAENFFKTRIQKYKSTVLRVNMPPGPPIVSDPRVIMLLDAKTFPTLFDLTKVDKRDVLTGAYMPSTDFTGGYRTAVYQDPSEKTHGKLKAFCFEVLKMSRPRIFPEFTKAFDELSVEVEKEFENEGKASFSDKVDDLIFNFLCRALIGADPVAPGPASLGNSGPTHLKTWLAPQLAPIASSGILPKVLDELTIHTITLPFALVSRDYKKLYDFVDTRGSALLDVAQNEMGLQRDEACHDLLFHIGFNAFGGMFILFPSIVKYIAKAGQDLQREIAKEVRGAVEANGGLNMKALESMPLLRSVVYEVLRMDPPVPLQYARARKDFMVESYDAQYEIKEGELLGGYQPLATKDSHVFANAEEFVPGRFLGEEGEKLLEYVLWSNGRETDESTVDNKQCAGKDIVPMVARLLVAHLFLRYDSFAVDESSSSAIFTQLTKAS; encoded by the coding sequence ATGACAATGCGGACGTTTGCGAGCATGGCCAAACCAGGCGTTACCTCAGCTCTTCCACTCAAGGAAATCCCAGGCTCCTACGGCCTGCCATTAGTCGACTCTCTCGTCGATCGCTTCGACTACTTCGTCACTGAAGGCGCGGAGAACTTCTTCAAGACCCGAATACAGAAATACAAGAGCACTGTGTTAAGAGTAAACATGCCGCCTGGTCCGCCCATCGTGTCGGATCCCCGGGTGATAATGCTCCTCGACGCCAAGACCTTCCCCACGCTCTTCGACCTCACCAAAGTCGACAAGAGAGACGTGCTCACCGGAGCCTACATGCCCAGCACCGATTTCACCGGCGGCTACAGGACAGCTGTCTACCAAGATCCATCAGAAAAAACTCACGGAAAGCTCAAGGCCTTCTGCTTCGAGGTGCTCAAGATGTCCCGCCCAAGGATCTTTCCCGAATTTACCAAGGCATTCGACGAGCTGTCTGTGGAAGTCGAAAAAGAATTCGAGAATGAAGGGAAGGCCTCTTTCAGCGACAAAGTGGACGATTTAATATTCAATTTTCTATGCCGGGCGCTCATCGGGGCCGATCCAGTTGCTCCTGGCCCGGCTAGCCTGGGAAACAGCGGGCCTACGCATCTTAAGACCTGGCTCGCGCCGCAGCTCGCCCCAATCGCCAGTTCGGGCATTTTGCCCAAGGTTCTCGACGAACTCACAATACACACCATTACTCTCCCGTTCGCTCTCGTCTCCCGGGATTATAAGAAGCTCTATGATTTTGTCGACACGCGCGGATCTGCCCTTCTGGATGTGGCGCAAAACGAGATGGGGCTTCAAAGGGACGAGGCCTGCCACGACCTCCTCTTCCACATCGGCTTCAACGCCTTCGGTGGAATGTTCATATTATTCCCCAGTATTGTCAAGTATATTGCCAAGGCGGGCCAAGATTTGCAGAGAGAGATCGCCAAAGAAGTGCGTGGTGCAGTGGAGGCAAACGGAGGGCTGAATATGAAGGCATTGGAGTCGATGCCGCTACTGCGCTCCGTGGTCTACGAAGTGCTGAGAATGGACCCACCAGTGCCGTTGCAGTACGCGCGGGCGAGGAAAGACTTCATGGTGGAGTCGTACGACGCGCAATATGAGATAAAGGAAGGAGAGCTGCTGGGTGGGTATCAGCCGCTGGCCACCAAGGATTCTCATGTTTTTGCCAATGCCGAGGAGTTTGTTCCTGGGAGGTTTCTTGGAGAGGAAGGGGAAAAGCTTTTGGAGTATGTACTGTGGTCTAATGGGCGGGAAACGGATGAGAGCACGGTTGACAATAAACAGTGCGCAGGGAAGGATATTGTTCCAATGGTCGCCAGGCTTTTGGTGGCTCATCTCTTTCTCCGCTATGATTCTTTCGCTGTGGACGAGTCGTCCTCTTCGGCTATCTTTACGCAACTCACCAAGGCTTCTTAG